Part of the Brassica oleracea var. oleracea cultivar TO1000 chromosome C8, BOL, whole genome shotgun sequence genome is shown below.
NNNNNNNNNNNNNNNNNNNNNNNNNNNNNNNNNNNNNNNNNNNNNNNNNNNNNNNNNNNNNNNNNNNNNNNNNNNNNNNNNNNNNNNNNNNNNNNNNNNNNNNNNNNNNNNNNNNNNNNNNNNNNNNNNNNNNNNNNNNNNNNNNNNNNNNNNNNNNNNNNNNNNNNNNNNNNNNNNNNNNNNNNNNNNNNNNNNNNNNNNNNNNNNNNNNNNNNNNNNNNNNNNNNNNNNNNNNNNNNNNNNNNNNNNNNNNNNNNNNNNNNNNNNNNNNNNNNNNNNNNNNNNNNNNNNNNNNNNNNNNNNNNNNNNNNNNNNNNNNNNNNNNNNNNNNNNNNNNNNNNNNNNNNNNNNNNNNNNNNNNNNNNNNNNNNNNNNNNNNNNNNNNNNNNNNNNNNNNNNNNNNNNNNNNNNNNNNNNNNNNNNNNNNNNNNNNNNNNNNNNNNNNNNNNNNNNNNNNNNNNNNNNNNNNNNNNNNNNNNNNNNNNNNNNNNNNNNNNNNNNNNNNNNNNNNNNNNNNNNNNNNNNNNNNNNNNNNNNNNNNNNNNNNNNNNNNNNNNNNNNNNNNNNNNNNNNNNNNNNNNNNNNNNNNNNNNNNNNNNNNNNNNNNNNNNNNNNNNNNNNNNNNNNNNNNNNNNNNNNNNNNNNNNNNNNNNNNNNNNNNNNNNNNNNNNNNNNNNNNNNNNNNNNNNNNNNNNNNNNNNNNNNNNNNNNNNNNNNNNNNNNNNNNNNNNNNNNNNNNNNNNNNNNNNNNNNNNNNNNNNNNNNNNNNNNNNNNNNNNNNNNNNNNNNNNNNNNNNNNNNNNNNNNNNNNNNNNNNNNNNNNNNNNNNNNNNNNNNNNNNNNNNNNNNNNNNNNNNNNNNNNNNNNNNNNNNNNNNNNNNNNNNNNNNNNNNNNNNNNNNNNNNNNNNNNNNNNNNNNNNNNNNNNNNNNNNNNNNNNNNNNNNNNNNNNNNNNNNNNNNNNNNNNNNNNNNNNNNNNNNNNNNNNNNNNNNNNNNNNNNNNNNNNNNNNNNNNNNNNNNNNNNNNNNNNNNNNNNNNNNNNNNNNNNNNNNNNNNNNNNNNNNNNNNNNNNNNNNNNNNNNNNNNNNNNNNNNNNNNNNNNNNNNNNNNNNNNNNNNNNNNNNNNNNNNNNNNNNNNNNNNNNNNNNNNNNNNNNNNNNNNNNNTTAATATTTTATTTTCATTTTTAATATGTTTTGAATTGTCCTATGATTTATATTTATAAAATAAATTACTATTCTTACAAAATTATATATTCTATCGTAGTTAAATCTATGATTTTAGATATAAGTTGGATTAGTCGAGTCACTCATGTTGTGAGTATATTGAGTTACATATATTTTTTCAAATTCAAAATGAAGTATAATTATTTTTTATTATAATTAAGTCAAATCAAATCAATCTTATTTATCGTTTAAATGTACATGTATTTTCATAATATTTATCAAATTATATGTTGATCTTTTTAAAAAAAAAATATATTATAAAATGAAGAGATGATCACTAGGAAATTACATGCATAAGTAGGTGATACATATTTGGAAGCTAATGAATACATACCAATATTTACAATAATTAAAATATTTTATAAATTCTAAATAACTTTATGCATTTGATTTATTGAATAAAAACTGAAATTTATTTTATATAATCTTAAAAATGAGAATTCAGATTTGCTTTGGTATTTTGATTATGATTATATTAATTCCACAATTATAAAAACATAAAATTTAAAAGAAAATTTAACATTAAGAAAACAAATAAATTAAATAATAATAAAATATAATATATCTACATCATTATATTATTTTGTAACTATTTGATCAAACGTTGTTTATTTTTAGATTTTTTAATATCTATTAAAAATAAGCAGTAAAAAAATTGTGATTGTATTTGAAAATAATACTATATAATTAAAATATAATTTATCGATATTTTTTGATGTAGTTGAAAGATATTATAGTCAACTAAATATATGAAAAATAAATAAAACATTTTAATAATATTAATTATAAACTATTTTTAGTCAATTATAAATAAATCAGTTTATGTAATCATCTATGAAAATAGATAGATATATAAAAATATATCTATTACTTTGAATTTTTTTTATTGTTATAATTATGTTTTAAAAGAAATAATATTTCTTTTTCTAATATCAAGATTATATGTGTGTTCATGATAAATATTATAAATATTGATATGTGTTATAAATATCAATATTTTAATTATTATAAATATTGATATGTGTTCATGATTTTTCAAAAATTTATCAGTTACTTATGTAACTTCTTGTTGATCATCGCTTTATTTTCTAATATTTTTAAATATCAACATATAATTTGATAAATAATATAAAAATACATGCACATTCAAGAGGTAAATAAAACTAATTTGATTTGACTTAATTATAGTAAAAAATAAAAACATGTCAGTATGAATTTGAAAGAATATATGTAACTCAATATACACACAACATGAGTGACTCGACTAATCCAACTTATATCTAAAATCATAGATTTAACTACAATAAGAATATATAATTTTATAGTGATAATTTATTTATTTATTTTATAAATATCGACTAATCCAACTAATATCTAAAATCATAGATTTAACTTTAATAAGAATATATAATTTTATAATAATAATTTATTTATTTTATAAATATAAATATAGGATGACTCAAAATATATTAATAAACTAATATAATATATTTTTGGGTGGAGTTAGAGTCGAGTTTTACTAGGTCCGGGTGGATTCGGTTCTGATGTGTAAAAACCTAAAAAAAACAAAAAATATGTGTTTAAAAGTGTTATTTAAAAGTTTATAAAAATAAAAAAAACCAACACCTGCACAGACGTGCGGATCAAATTCTAGTTTTAAATTAGTGACAAAAAATCTGCTAGATTATACAAAAATTTAGAATATTTACAAATACAAATAAAATTTGGTGAATTGTAATTAGTATCTACAAATTCCAAGTCTTTGTATTTTTAATCCAAAAGAGCATTTCAAATATAGTAAAATCTAAAGAGAAATCAAATCTATTGGTAAAGCCGTATATTTAAATAACAAATTATTTGAATTGGAATTTATAAATCATAAAAATAATAACACATAATTTGAATAGAGGTTTTAAACATTGGACGAATAACACTGCATTTAGTACATATTTCCATATCGGTTGTAATACATAAACACATAATTTTAAAAGAGATTTAAACATTGAACGAATAACACTGCATGTAGTACATATGTCCCTATCGGTTGAAATAGATAAACTATAATGTTAAATTTACAATAGTACCACGATTTAAAATATAATTATTAAGTTGTTAGCTGAATTACTATGATTGTCGTTAGATTTTCTCCTTTAACACCCTATAAGAAACACGTTTTCCAATTATTTAAATGTTTATTTTTACTGTCTTACTAGATGATTTTCTCATGCTCATGCACGGATATAAATATTTATAAAGTAAATATATCATAATAATTTATTTACATTATAATAATTTATTAATTTTTTATTTTTAATTTTAATTTATTCTGTTATTTATATTGTAATCAATATACATGGTTTATTTTAAATAACATTATGTTATTTTAATTAGACGTATAATTGTGGATATATAATATCTCGACTGTTTGATTATTATTTGGATATATTAGATAACATTTACTTTTTCGATTCAACTAAGATATTTTTATTTTACATATTAAATTTTGGTTACTTTTGTTATTTTCATGTAGTTTGATTTTTTTCTTAGATTTGTATAAATATTTTAGTAAGATTATGTATAATTTAGTATATGTTGTTTTGAGAATCAAAGAGTAAAAGTAAACTAAAGTGTTGATCGATTCAAAGTTTCATAAATAAACATAACAATGATACTTAATTGTAATAGTTGGTTAATATATTTATAATATTATTTGAGAATTTCGTATTTATTTAGTAATATTTTGAGTCATCTATACTTTATATGTATAAAAATATTACTATAAATGGAAATATATTATTTTTAATTTAATGTTTGACTTTGTATAAAAAAATTGGATTGGTCTGGTCACTCATTTGTGGGTATATTGTGTTACATATATTCCGTCAAATTCAATATAACTATTTCTAACCTAATTCAACCAAATCATATTTATTGTATTCATTGCATTAGTTTGGTTTTCATCTTAGATGTGTATATATATTTATGAATTGGCTATTTGTAAATAGTCCAAGGACTATGTTAATTTTATAAGATTTAGTAGTTTGGTATATGTAAATTTTCAAAAACAAAATTATAAAAATAAAGTGATGATAGGTACAAAATTACATAAAAACATAATTGATATATACATTCTAAAAAGGAAAATTAATTCTTTACTTTAATATCAAGATTATTTTTCTAGACTTTCCTTTTTATGAAATCACATTGAATATAAAAAATATTTTCGTTTTAAGTTTTATAAATATTTTCTTTATCATATATTTTATTTGAAAAATATAAAAGGGAACATAAAGAAAGAAAGATTATATTAAATTTTATTCATTAAAGATATCTTAGTTTATGTTATTTAAATTATTTTGTAATAATTTGAAAAATAGATTGAATTAATAAAATGTTTAATACTTTTAAAATATATATTATGTTGTTTAAGATTATTTTTTAAAAAGGAAGATTAGTTATTTACTCTAAAATCAAGATTATTTTATGAACGTTCCTTATTATGAATTATACTATATATAAAAGATATTTTCGTTTTTAAAAATTATAAAATTTCTTTATTATATAGGTTATTTGAAAAAAGGAAACTTAAATAAAAAGGAAAAATAAAATAAAATAAATATTTAATAATCATTAAGGGTATCATAGTAATCAACCTACGTGAGAGTTAATGTGAACGTGACAAGTAGGAAATGGTTACAAAAATTAAAGGGACAATTCATCTTGTTTCCGCGTCAAGTTCAAAGGATAAAAAAGACTAAAGAGTTACCGTAAGAAGTAAGAAACTGAACACCAATTTGTTATTTCCCTTCTCTACGTTGCCACCGTGAAAAGGACAAGATCACATCGAAACTTCGGTGCAAAAGAAACAAACTTCCAAACCTGTGGAGCCGCCGCAACGAAGCTTTCTGTAAATGATGATTCAAACATTCAGCTGAGAAGATCATCTTTCTTGTATAACTCATCTAAGTCCATGCTCACGTTCAAACCCGAGCTTAGCAACGCATTAACCATGGACGGAATGACAGACTTCAATGAATCAGCTAGAGCCTGTTCCAACATTATACACAAAAGAGATATGAGTATGTATACTCTTGGTTTCGGAGTAAGAAACATAACAGGCAGAGAGAACTTTTTAAAAAACCTTCTTATCTTCTTCAGCTTGGCGCCTGATAACCTCCACAGGCCACTCATTGACCAGTTTCTTGAATTCGGTCGACACTACTGATTTTTTGTCATGTATGCAGAGTGAAAGACAAACACGTCTTTGCAAAACTAAACTCTCTGAAAAGAAGGGATATAATATTGAGCCGAGGCTTTGGACTCACCTGGCAGATAAGCTGGATGACGGCAGCAGCTTCTTCAGGTTTACTTTCAATTACAAAACCCTGCGAAAAAGAGTAATATTGTGCAAGTTATGAAAGTAATAAACATGAGGAACAAGTAAAAAAGAGATGTGGTAACCTTAATTTGCACAAGAAAAAGCAGTAGAAAGAGTGTGCTGATTGTATGTCTCTGATCTCAGTTTATCTACTTTCCACAACGACTCTGTATTCCCTGATAACAACATTGACATGACAGGTTGATAAATCCATCAAGTGTTCACAAAGCCATATCTTAAAGAGTACTTGAACTGGCAATTCCTCTATTGAACAATCAAAAGTACCTCTATTGGCAGCAAAGTCCATCCATACATCGAACGTGGTCGTCCTCAACTTAACTCCAGCTTTGGAGAACCTTTTTGAGTACTTTCCTTGTAAATCCCACTTATCTGTATCATGACAGATTCTGCAAAAAAAAAAAAAAAAAAAAAAACCATTTTAAATGCACCTGTTGATAAGAAAGCATATAATGCAATGAGGGAAAAATGAACTTTTACCATACCTGAAAACTAAATCTGCTGTACCAGGTTGGAGAGGCAGGTCATTAATTTTCAGGAGTGTCATTACTTCTTCCATGAGTTCAGAATTTTTGTGCTCTAGTTCATATGACTGTGAACATTGCAGAATACATGTTAGAAATCTATGCACAGAAGAAACAACCGAGAAAAATATCTCCCTCCATTTTTTAAAAAAATGACTTTGACATTTTTCACACATATTAATAAAATGATTGAAATGCATTTATGTTTTTATTACACCTATTGGACCGATAGTCTTTGAGATATATAAAACTATTTTTAAGATTAATGCAATTTGCAACTAATATTAAGATGAAAATAAGTATAATTTGTATTGTAATTATAAAATGACTCTCTTTGTGTAACAATTAAAAAATGCTAAAATAACACATTTTATGAAGCGTAGGGAGTATAAACATACCAATAGATGGTGTGCAGACGCAACACTGGGTGTTAAACCCAGAACATTATGTTTCCACAAAGCCTTCTTTCCTACAACCACAAAGAGCTGCATTAGCCACCTCCTAAGAAAAAAATAGCCATGGAAGAAATATTTAACACTAGGAGTACCAGAGTCAATTGCACCAACACGCACACAAGTCTTAGCAACTTGTTGGCATAGATTGCTATTGAAGTTATCATGAATTCCAAGATTGGATAGTCTCTGCAATCCAGAAACACCAAATCTTAACCATTTAATGTTTAACAAGGGAGCATTGTTTTTTAAATTAGTTACAAATCTACGGAGCTTCTGAAGAACTTCAAAGAGAAGATTAATGTCATCCTGACACTGACAGCTCTCAATCAACGACCACAGCCAAGCATTTGGAGGCATTGATCTCTTGACATTTACAGATTCAAGAATCTTATCATGCAGTTCCTTCACAGTTACTGCGCAGAAGAAAATGCAATGAGAAACCATTCTGGTAGTTTCAAGAATGACGTGATTCAAAACAAAGCAACCTGTAGGATCTCCCGCTTCAGAGGAAAAGCTTGAGCTAGGGATCAACAAGCTGAACGAAGACGAGCGAGTATGCAAGCACCCTGCGAAGCATCAAAGAATCTTAAGATATACCATAGAGTAGTAACTACTTCACTAGAAACTTAAACAATTCAAAGAATATCTCAAAAGACTGATATCATTTCTCGTATAAACAGATTCAAGTTTTGAATTTTCGAAATGGGTATGTGGAATAGTACCTTTTAGTACAGAGGAAGGAGACGGATGATTCGGCCATTGGAAGGGACCGGGGATTTGAGAAACAGAGGAGACGGATCTCGGATTAGCCTCCGGGATGATAATGGGTTTTAACAATCTAGCGATGATTCTACGAGAGTTCTGGAGGAATTGGATGATTCGTGATTCTACGAGTTAAACTGAGTCAAGCTGGGGACTTTTGTTTTTAAATTTTAACCGAGTCGAGTCGTCAGGTTGAGGAAAGGAGGACGATGACGCAGGAATTAAAAGATTTAGGGTTTTTCGTTTTAGACCATTTTTTGCAAATAAAGGTCTCTCTATGTTAATCGTAATTAACTACAGTAACTAGTTTACCCGTTACTTCACTTTGTATGCCAGCAACAGCAACCTTTTCCCCCCAACACGGTGACGTTTTCTTTAGTAAATGATTCAAAATTTTGTGACAGGTTCATATTGTTTCAGTACTGGCTGAATCATTCACATATCTACATGACGTTTTCCTGTTTATATTTAAGCTAATTCTTGTTCAGCAAGTCCGTTGACTCGAAGTGATATAAGTTACCATTTTTCACTGATTTAGCATATTCCAGTTACTAGTTAGACCAATCATACCTGATACATGTTTTTCTGTAAAGTCAATATAAAACAAAAACGTTTATTTTGTTTCAAATTTCTTTGCGATAATAACTGTTCTTTAATTTGTTTTTATTTCCTCCTCAATATTTTTTTTTGTTTAGGGTAGCTTCCGTGACTCCTAACTTAACAACCTTTAATTATGTTCTATTAATAAGAAAAACATGATCTTAAGTTTGTATTGAAAACTGGTGTCGCCTAAAGTTTGGAACACCGAAACAAACACAGGAACCTTATTCTAGCAAAAGTAATCGTAACGCAAATAAAAAACTGAAATTAGTTTATAGTTACCGTTAATCTCATTCAATAAAAATTCATCGAAAAAGCTTGCTATGTGTTTCTATCAACCTTTTATTCTTTGTCGTCACAGAATCAATTGATTTTTTTTTTTTGAATTATACACAGTTTCCCCAAAGGCTTCCCAGGCCCAAGGGACTAATCTGTGTCGCTGCGGCCCGAATGTTAAATTTCGCAGTGGCCGGGAATCGAACCCAGGTGGCGGGTACTCACAGCTGTGAACCCTTTACCACGAGAGCTAGATGCCCCGGTTGAATCAATTGATTTTAGTTAAGAGGAATTATAAAGAAATGGGTTGCGGACAATCAAAACACGATGTTGTTACGGGTAACACCACGACGGTCCGAAAACCTTTGGAAGCTGAATCAGTGAAGGGCCAAGAGAACGAGACAATTAAAAGACAAGAAAGCTGCCGGTGCAAGAAAACGAACGACATCTCAGCGGTGGTTTCTTCAAACCAGCCAAAAATCACCGTGGAAATTAATACCAATAAACTGAAGGAAAAGAAAGCTGGAGGAGATTGTGGCGAGAAGCCGGAGGGAGAGACAAATGATCAACAGAAACATGAGGAAAAGGAAACAACCACTTTGCCGTTGGTGACAGCGATAGTGTCGGAAAATATTTTGCCAGAGGGTATGCAAATAATTAAATATAATCTAATTAAATGGTTTAGATGTTTTGCTGACAAAAAAAATGGTTTTGATGTTTTTATATTGTAGAGAATAAGCATATAGCCAAATTTGTATAAATTGAACGTAAGTCTTTCACAAATTTCATGTTTGTTATAACTCGATAACACGCTTTTATATCACGTTATTTTTTCTCACCGAAGCTATTTAAACAAATTAACCTTTTATTTTGTGGTGATTTCTTCATTTCCATGCGATCTATTATGTTTAAAATTTTCAGTTTTTAACGTTTAAAGTTTTACCATGCAAGTGTCAGATTGAGAATGTTCAAAATGATTTTCTGTCAAAAACAGATTTTTTTTTGTTTTTATCTTTAGTCTAAAACAAATTTGATCTAGAAATTAAAAACATAACGTAGATAATACTTAACTTTTTTCTCCGGAGGTGTATTGTGTACATAACATTGATGCATATGTTTCTTTTCTTGTTGAATAGCAGAAAAAGTTGATAGTGATACAATTGTAGAAGAGGAAAAAAGTACGGAAGATAAAACTTCTGGTAACGTTGACACTGAAATTCTACTTCCCGAGGTTGAAGAACCAAAACTGGATGTAGAGACTCCAATAACAACGGAGTCAGAAGTTCAAGAAGTTTTGACCAAAGAGGATGTAGAAATTGCTACCTCGGAAAATGTTGAAACCGAGTCCAAAGAAAACGATGACACTTTTATTTTGAGGGACGAAGATGAAGTCGATCTTATAGACAATGTAGCCGCCTCGAAAACTGTTGAAATTACATCCACAGAAAACGACGACACTTTTGTTTTAAAGGACGAAGATGAAGTCGATCTTATAGAGAATGTAGAGACTCCCGCCTCAGAAAACGAAGACACTCTTGTTATAAATGATGAAGCTGATCTTGTAGAGACTGTCCAAAGTGCGTCCGCAGAAAACGACGAATCTCTTGTTTTAAAGGACGAAGATAAAGTTGATCTTTTAGAGAATGTAGAGACTCCCACCTCAGAAACTGCAACTACAGAAAACGATGACATTTCTAACTTAAAGGACGAAGATGAAGTTGATCTTGTCGAGAATGTAGAGACTGCTGCCTCGGAAACTGTCGAAACTGAGCCCACAGAAATACGAAACTGAGCCCACAGAAATCGATGACACTCCTATTTTAAAGGATGAAGATGAAGTTGATCTTCTAGAGAAAGTAGTCGAACTTGTGTCTACAGAAAACGATGACACTCTTTATTTAAAGAAGGAAGATAAAGTTGATCTTCTAGCGAATGTAAAGACTGCCGCCTCAGAAACTGTCGAAACTGTGCCTACAGAAAAAGATAACACTCATGTTCTAAAGGATGAAGTTGATAATGTAGAGACTGTCAAAAGTGCGTCCACAGAACACGATGACATTCTTGTTTAAAGGACGAAGATAAAGTTGATCTTATAGAGAATGTAGAGATTACAGTCACACAAAATGTCGACATTGTGTCCACAGAAAACGATAAAACTCATGTTTTAGAGGAAGAAGAGAAAGTTGATCTTGTAGAGGTATGAAAGTTCAGCTAATATACATTGTTTTATAATGGTAACTAGTTTGATATCATTATTAAGAAGTCCATTTAAGAAATCTCTTTCGAAATTTGTCATTTTTGGCGTTGTGTAGGGAAATCCGGCAAAGCAAGTTGAGGCGGCATGAAGAAAGCATGTATATATATATATCAAGCAACTTTAATCTGTGTTACAAATACAATATGCACTACCGCACAATCAAATATATTGATTATTTATTTCTTCTATTTAAAAAATAAAAATTCAAAAAAAAATAATTTGCTTCATTTAAACCTATTTGAACCTTTAAATGTAAATCATGTGGTTGATTATCCAAATGCAACGCTTGAAACAAAGGTACAAGCTTGTTTTGAGTTTGCTTCTTCAACAAGGTTAGTGCATTTCCAAAATCTTCCCATATGGTTATTATGAGATATATGGAAGAGTAGGAATAAGCTTATATTCCAAAATAAAAATATGCATTGGAAGACTATGTTGAGATATGCAAAGAATGATGCACAAGAATGGAAAGGGATTGATTTGAATGATGGAACGGCTCACACGACAACTGGTAGACAGAATCAGGGTTGTGAGGAATTAAGAAGATGGAATTTGCCAACAAATGGAAGGATTAAGTGTAATGTAGATGGTTCATTCCGGAATGCGAATACAGAGGCCACTGCAGGTTGGTTATATCGCAATGAAGAGGGCCAATATTAGGGAGCAGTACAGGCACGAGGTAGGAAGGTCAGTACAGCATTAGAAGGAGAGTTACAAGCTATTCTAATGGCTATTCAACACTGTTGGAGTCAAGGCTTTCGCAAGATTATTATTGAGAGTGACCGTAGGAAAGCTATTGATATCATCACTAAGAAGAGTCTACATTTCAATGTCTTTAATTGGACACGAGAAATACGATGGTGGGAGAAGAAGTTTGAAGATATCACATTTCAGTGGATTAAGAGGGAAGACAATAAACCGGCTGATCGGCTAGCAAGAACTCTTTTACCCAATATGAACTCATTTTATTTTCATTACTATGTACCAAACGTGATCACTAATCTTCTTCATGAAGACTATGTAATCTCACATTTAGTATAAATGAAATTGATGTTATAAAAAAAAACTTTTAAATGTAATAAACCCCCTCATTTTCTACGTGTCATAATAAGAGAAAAATCTCTACTTTATATATATATATATTACTAGGTATGTGTCTGCAGTACGCGCGGATTGTTTGTCTATTTGTCCTATTTTTATTTCAAAATTATGTTATATATATATATATATATATATATTTTTTTTTTTAATTGTAATGTATATGTAATTCAGGGTGGAACGGAATGATCAATTGATAAAAAAAAGAAGGTAGGTAGGTGATTTGATTTTTTGTGTGGATGAAGTATATTTTTGTATTGTTGTTATTTTTTTTGCGTGGATGAAGAAGCTATACGTGGAATTGTGAAGCATTTTTATTGATCCATGATGATGATAATGTCTATTAGGTTTAGTAGTAAGACATATTGTAAGGAAATGGTGAATTTTATATAACAGTCTTGGAATTTGAAGTTTAAATTTAGATACTTAGCTTTATTAATTATACTCTCACCATTTCATATTAAGTATCATTTTAACTTTTTAATTTTGTTTCATTATAAATGACGTTATATATTTTCAAAACAAATATTAAATGTTGTTTTTCCAGTTTTTACCTTTACCTTTAGATCATTGATTAATAAAATCAAACAAAATAATGTATTAGATAGGGGTAGAAGAGAAAATTTAATTATTTTCTTAATTCGTATGCAACAACTTTAAACGACACTTATAATGAAAAAGATGGAGTATTATATTTATTTTACGTTATTATTTGGTGG
Proteins encoded:
- the LOC106308711 gene encoding uncharacterized protein LOC106308711; translated protein: MYQKTSPCWGEKVAVAGIQSEVTESRIIQFLQNSRRIIARLLKPIIIPEANPRSVSSVSQIPGPFQWPNHPSPSSVLKGCLHTRSSSFSLLIPSSSFSSEAGDPTVTVKELHDKILESVNVKRSMPPNAWLWSLIESCQCQDDINLLFEVLQKLRRFRLSNLGIHDNFNSNLCQQVAKTCVRVGAIDSGKKALWKHNVLGLTPSVASAHHLLSYELEHKNSELMEEVMTLLKINDLPLQPGTADLVFRICHDTDKWDLQGKYSKRFSKAGVKLRTTTFDVWMDFAANRGNTESLWKVDKLRSETYNQHTLSTAFSCAN
- the LOC106308712 gene encoding enhancer of translation termination 1-like, with product MGCGQSKHDVVTGNTTTVRKPLEAESVKGQENETIKRQESCRCKKTNDISAVVSSNQPKITVEINTNKLKEKKAGGDCGEKPEGETNDQQKHEEKETTTLPLVTAIVSENILPEEKVDSDTIVEEEKSTEDKTSGNVDTEILLPEVEEPKLDVETPITTESEVQEVLTKEDVEIATSENVETESKENDDTFILRDEDEVDLIDNVAASKTVEITSTENDDTFVLKDEDEVDLIENVETPASENEDTLVINDEADLVETVQSASAENDESLVLKDEDKVDLLENVETPTSETATTENDDISNLKDEDEVDLVENDEDEVDLLEKVVELVSTENDDTLYLKKEDKVDLLANVKTAASETVETVPTEKDNTHVLKDEVDNDEDKVDLIENVEITVTQNVDIVSTENDKTHVLEEEEKVDLVEGNPAKQVEAA